Proteins encoded by one window of Streptomyces clavuligerus:
- a CDS encoding ketoacyl-ACP synthase III, which translates to MAKIKPSKGAPYARIMGVGGYRPTRVVPNEVILEKIDSSDEWIRSRSGIATRHWASPEETVCAMSLEAAGKAIADSGITPEQIDGVIVATVSHFKQTPAVATEIADKIGAGKPAAFDISAGCAGFGYALTLARGMITDGSADHVLVIGVERLSDLTDPEDRATAFLFGDGAGAVVVGPAKEPMIGPTVWGSEGDKSDTIMQTVPWTEYRDGTVERFPAITQEGQAVFRWAVFEMAKVAQQALDAAGITADELDVFIPHQANMRIIDSMVKTLKLPEHVMVARDVETTGNTSAASIPLAMERLLATGQAKSGDTALVIGFGAGLVYAATVVTLP; encoded by the coding sequence ATGGCGAAGATCAAGCCCAGCAAGGGTGCCCCGTACGCGCGGATCATGGGCGTGGGCGGCTACCGCCCCACCCGGGTCGTGCCGAACGAGGTGATCCTGGAGAAGATCGACTCCTCCGACGAGTGGATTCGCTCCCGCTCGGGCATCGCCACCCGGCACTGGGCCTCCCCCGAGGAGACCGTCTGCGCGATGTCCCTGGAGGCGGCGGGCAAGGCGATCGCCGACTCCGGGATCACCCCGGAGCAGATCGACGGCGTCATCGTGGCCACCGTCTCGCACTTCAAGCAGACCCCGGCGGTCGCCACCGAGATCGCCGACAAGATCGGCGCGGGGAAGCCCGCGGCCTTCGACATCTCGGCGGGCTGTGCCGGTTTCGGCTATGCGCTGACCCTCGCCCGGGGCATGATCACCGACGGCTCCGCCGACCATGTGCTGGTCATCGGCGTGGAGCGGCTGAGCGATCTGACCGACCCCGAGGACCGGGCGACGGCGTTCCTCTTCGGCGACGGCGCGGGTGCCGTGGTCGTCGGCCCCGCCAAGGAGCCGATGATCGGCCCCACGGTCTGGGGTTCGGAGGGCGACAAGTCCGACACCATCATGCAGACCGTGCCGTGGACGGAGTACCGCGACGGCACGGTGGAGCGGTTCCCCGCCATCACGCAGGAGGGCCAGGCGGTGTTCCGCTGGGCCGTCTTCGAGATGGCGAAGGTGGCCCAACAGGCGCTGGACGCCGCCGGGATCACCGCCGACGAACTGGACGTCTTCATCCCGCACCAGGCCAATATGCGGATCATCGACTCGATGGTGAAGACCCTCAAACTGCCGGAGCACGTCATGGTCGCGCGTGACGTGGAGACCACCGGCAACACATCGGCCGCCTCGATCCCGCTCGCCATGGAGCGGCTTCTGGCGACCGGTCAGGCCAAGAGCGGCGACACGGCGCTCGTCATCGGCTTCGGGGCGGGTCTCGTCTACGCGGCGACGGTCGTTACCCTCCCCTAG
- a CDS encoding acyl carrier protein, which produces MAATQEEIVAGLAEIVNEIAGIPVEDVQLDKSFTDDLDVDSLSMVEVVVAAEERFDVKIPDDDVKNLKTVGDAADYIAKHQA; this is translated from the coding sequence ATGGCCGCCACGCAGGAAGAGATCGTTGCCGGTCTCGCGGAGATCGTGAACGAGATCGCCGGTATCCCGGTCGAGGACGTCCAGCTGGACAAGTCCTTCACCGATGACCTGGACGTGGACTCGCTGTCCATGGTCGAGGTCGTCGTCGCCGCCGAGGAGCGCTTCGACGTGAAGATCCCGGACGACGACGTCAAGAACCTGAAGACGGTCGGCGACGCCGCGGACTACATCGCGAAGCACCAGGCCTGA
- a CDS encoding response regulator has product MTIRVLIVDDQAMVRAGFAALLSAQPDIEVVGEAADGRAGVAAARTARPDVVLMDVRMPELDGLAATREILAARPPASEPAPSSGPEGVSGPRVLMLTTFDVDDYVYEALRSGASGFLLKDAPPADLIAAVRVVAAGEALLAPSVTRRLIADFAARHPAPRKGTGHRPKELTPRETEVLELIAQGLSNLEIAERLVVAEQTVKTHIGRILAKLRLRDRAQAVIFAYESGLVRPGAV; this is encoded by the coding sequence ATGACCATCCGAGTGCTCATCGTGGACGACCAGGCCATGGTGCGGGCGGGCTTCGCCGCGCTGCTGTCGGCGCAGCCGGACATCGAGGTGGTCGGTGAGGCGGCGGACGGCCGCGCCGGGGTCGCGGCGGCCCGCACGGCCCGCCCGGACGTGGTGCTGATGGATGTGCGGATGCCGGAGCTGGACGGCCTCGCGGCCACCCGGGAGATCCTGGCCGCCCGGCCCCCTGCTTCCGAACCAGCCCCGAGCTCCGGCCCGGAGGGCGTGAGCGGACCCCGGGTCCTCATGCTGACCACCTTCGACGTGGACGACTATGTGTACGAGGCACTGCGCTCGGGTGCCTCGGGCTTTCTGCTGAAGGACGCGCCGCCCGCCGATCTGATCGCGGCGGTCCGGGTGGTCGCGGCGGGCGAGGCGCTGCTCGCGCCCTCCGTGACCCGCCGTCTGATCGCCGATTTCGCGGCCCGGCACCCGGCGCCGCGCAAGGGCACCGGGCACCGGCCGAAGGAGCTGACGCCCCGGGAGACCGAGGTACTGGAGCTGATCGCGCAGGGCCTCTCCAATCTGGAGATCGCCGAACGGCTGGTGGTGGCCGAGCAGACCGTCAAGACCCATATCGGCCGCATCCTCGCCAAACTCCGGCTCCGGGACCGGGCCCAGGCCGTGATCTTCGCCTATGAGTCGGGCCTGGTCCGACCGGGCGCGGTCTGA
- a CDS encoding ACP S-malonyltransferase, whose amino-acid sequence MLVLVAPGQGAQTPGFLTPWLDLPGAEDSLREWSTALDLDLVHYGTKADADEIRDTAVAQPLLVAAGLLAARALGEVSPGAVAGHSVGEITAAVLAGVLDERAALGFVRTRGLAMAEAAAVTETGMSALLGGVPETVLPHLERLGLTPANVNGAGQIVAAGTMEQLAALAGDLPEGTRRAVALKVAGAFHTVHMAPAVAVLSAAAAGLTPSDPVLSYVSNKDGQTVPTGAEVVERLVGQVANPVRWDLCMETFAALGATALIEMCPGGTLTGLAKRALPGVRTLALKTPDDLDAARALAAEHTAA is encoded by the coding sequence GTGCTCGTACTCGTAGCTCCCGGCCAGGGCGCCCAGACGCCCGGCTTCCTGACTCCCTGGCTCGACCTCCCCGGCGCGGAAGACTCCCTGCGGGAGTGGTCCACCGCCCTTGACCTGGACCTCGTCCACTACGGCACCAAGGCCGACGCGGACGAGATCCGTGACACGGCCGTGGCGCAGCCGCTGCTGGTCGCGGCCGGTCTGCTGGCCGCGCGCGCGCTCGGCGAGGTGTCCCCGGGCGCCGTCGCCGGACACAGCGTCGGCGAGATCACCGCCGCCGTGCTCGCGGGCGTGCTGGACGAGCGGGCCGCGCTCGGTTTCGTCCGCACCCGGGGGCTGGCGATGGCCGAGGCCGCCGCCGTCACCGAGACGGGCATGTCGGCGCTCCTCGGGGGCGTCCCCGAGACGGTGCTCCCGCATCTGGAACGGCTCGGTCTCACCCCGGCGAATGTGAACGGCGCGGGACAGATCGTGGCCGCGGGCACGATGGAACAGCTCGCGGCGCTCGCGGGCGATCTGCCCGAGGGCACCCGCCGGGCCGTGGCACTGAAGGTGGCCGGCGCCTTCCACACCGTCCATATGGCGCCGGCCGTCGCCGTTCTCTCCGCGGCCGCGGCGGGGCTGACCCCGTCCGACCCCGTACTGTCGTATGTCTCCAACAAGGACGGGCAGACCGTCCCCACGGGTGCCGAGGTCGTCGAGCGGCTGGTGGGACAGGTGGCCAACCCGGTCCGCTGGGATCTCTGCATGGAGACCTTCGCGGCACTCGGTGCCACCGCGCTGATCGAGATGTGCCCCGGTGGCACCCTCACCGGGCTGGCCAAACGCGCGCTGCCGGGGGTGCGGACGCTCGCGCTGAAGACCCCGGACGACCTCGACGCGGCCCGCGCACTCGCCGCCGAGCACACAGCGGCCTGA
- a CDS encoding pirin family protein, which produces MGVRPGPAVAYRGGVIDVRRAGDRHRGGEPDRGIGTRHSFSFGAHYDPDNLRFGALIACNEESLAPGAGFAEHPHSHTEIVTWVAEGELTHRDSTGTATVVRPGDLQYLSAASGVRHTERNDGDRPLVFVQMWLAPLEPGGEPRYEVVRGLGDTADGTGYPVPRAGAVLRVHRPAPGERAPLPLAPAVHVQVVRGAVRLDGTGGADRSDGVGGAVLGPGDAARISGGEPVELVGTAGPAEVLVWEMGAPGTPR; this is translated from the coding sequence ATGGGAGTACGGCCGGGGCCCGCCGTGGCCTACCGTGGGGGCGTGATCGACGTACGCCGCGCGGGGGACCGCCACCGGGGCGGGGAGCCGGACCGGGGCATCGGCACCCGGCACTCCTTCTCCTTCGGGGCCCACTACGACCCCGACAACCTCCGCTTCGGCGCGCTCATCGCCTGCAACGAGGAGTCGCTGGCCCCCGGCGCGGGCTTCGCCGAGCATCCGCACAGCCACACCGAGATCGTCACCTGGGTCGCCGAGGGCGAGCTGACCCACCGCGACTCGACCGGCACCGCCACCGTCGTACGCCCCGGGGACCTCCAGTACCTCAGCGCGGCCTCGGGGGTGCGGCACACCGAACGCAACGACGGGGACCGCCCGCTGGTCTTCGTCCAGATGTGGCTCGCCCCGCTGGAGCCCGGCGGGGAGCCCCGGTACGAGGTGGTGCGCGGACTCGGCGACACGGCCGACGGCACCGGGTACCCCGTGCCCCGGGCGGGCGCGGTGCTCCGGGTGCACCGCCCGGCCCCCGGGGAACGGGCGCCGCTGCCGCTCGCTCCCGCCGTCCATGTGCAGGTGGTACGGGGTGCGGTGCGGCTCGACGGGACGGGCGGGGCCGACCGGTCCGACGGTGTCGGCGGGGCGGTGCTCGGGCCCGGGGACGCGGCCCGGATCAGCGGCGGGGAGCCCGTGGAGCTGGTGGGGACGGCGGGCCCGGCGGAGGTGCTGGTCTGGGAGATGGGCGCGCCCGGTACGCCCCGCTGA
- a CDS encoding PucR family transcriptional regulator, producing MPEPATNNAHPHSATLRRLEQSSGRLAANAIARMDETLPWYRAMPPENRSWIGLVAQAGIAAFTEWFRRPDAPQAISTDVFGTAPRELTRAITLRQTVEMVRTTIEVMESAIEEVAAPGDESVLREALLVYAREIAFATAQVYAQAAEARGAWDARLESLVVNAVLSGEADEGAVSRAAALGWNSPDRVCVILGTAPDGDSELTVEAIRRAARHAKLQVLTGVLGDRLVVIAGGSDSPLQVAKSLIGPFAAGPVVAGPVVQDLLAATRSAQAAAAGLRACAAWQDAPRPVLADDLLPERAIAADPAAREQLVEEIYRPLEEAGSALLETLSVYLEQASSLEGAARMLFVHPNTVRYRLRRVTDVTGWSPSDVRSAFTLRIALILGRLADGDSPL from the coding sequence GTGCCCGAACCCGCAACGAACAACGCCCACCCGCACTCCGCGACTCTGCGCCGCCTGGAGCAGTCATCCGGCCGGCTCGCCGCCAACGCCATCGCGCGCATGGACGAGACGCTGCCCTGGTACCGGGCGATGCCCCCGGAGAACCGGTCGTGGATCGGCCTGGTCGCCCAGGCCGGTATCGCCGCGTTCACCGAGTGGTTCCGGCGCCCGGACGCCCCTCAGGCGATCTCCACCGATGTCTTCGGCACGGCTCCGCGCGAGCTGACCCGCGCGATCACCCTGCGGCAGACCGTCGAGATGGTCCGCACCACGATCGAGGTCATGGAGTCGGCGATCGAGGAGGTCGCCGCGCCCGGTGACGAATCGGTGCTGCGCGAGGCGCTGCTCGTCTACGCCCGGGAGATCGCCTTCGCGACGGCCCAGGTGTACGCGCAGGCCGCCGAGGCACGCGGGGCCTGGGACGCCCGGCTGGAGTCGCTGGTCGTCAACGCCGTCCTGTCGGGCGAGGCCGACGAGGGCGCCGTCTCCCGGGCCGCCGCGCTCGGCTGGAACTCCCCGGACCGGGTCTGCGTCATCCTCGGCACCGCCCCCGACGGCGACAGCGAGCTGACGGTGGAGGCGATCCGGCGGGCCGCCCGGCACGCCAAGCTCCAGGTGCTCACGGGGGTGCTCGGGGACCGTCTGGTGGTGATCGCGGGCGGCAGCGACAGCCCGCTCCAGGTCGCGAAGTCGCTGATCGGTCCGTTCGCGGCGGGTCCCGTGGTGGCCGGTCCCGTGGTGCAGGACCTGCTGGCCGCGACCCGCTCCGCGCAGGCGGCGGCGGCCGGGCTGCGGGCCTGCGCCGCCTGGCAGGACGCCCCCCGTCCGGTTCTGGCGGACGATCTCCTGCCGGAGCGGGCCATCGCCGCCGACCCTGCCGCGCGCGAGCAGTTGGTGGAGGAGATCTACAGACCGCTGGAGGAGGCGGGTTCCGCTCTGCTGGAGACGCTGAGCGTCTACCTGGAGCAGGCGAGCAGCCTGGAGGGCGCGGCGCGGATGCTCTTCGTCCATCCCAACACCGTGCGCTACCGGCTGCGACGTGTGACTGACGTCACCGGCTGGTCACCCTCCGATGTACGCTCGGCCTTCACGCTGCGGATCGCCCTCATCCTCGGACGCTTGGCCGACGGAGATTCCCCGCTCTGA
- a CDS encoding serine hydrolase domain-containing protein gives MTMQSLATIENWPVPTAAAAVVRADGTVAGAHGPQHHRFPLASVTKPLAAYAVLVAYEEGAVELDEPAGPEGSTVRHLLAHTSGLAHDEHRATSAPGERRTYSNAGFEALADHVAKVTDIPFDRYLHQAVLEPLGMTSTALEGSAAKDGVSTVADLTRFAAEVQRPRLLDPRTVLSAMTVAWPGLDGLLPGYGRQRPNDWGLGFEIRDGKSPHWTGRSSSPRTFGHFGQSGTFLWVDPDAGAACVALTDRPFGPWAIEAWPPFTDAVLAELGAARG, from the coding sequence ATGACCATGCAGAGCCTGGCGACGATCGAGAACTGGCCGGTACCGACGGCCGCCGCTGCCGTGGTCCGCGCGGACGGCACGGTCGCCGGTGCGCACGGCCCGCAGCACCACCGTTTCCCCCTGGCCTCGGTCACCAAGCCGCTGGCCGCGTACGCGGTGCTCGTCGCCTACGAGGAGGGCGCCGTCGAGCTGGACGAGCCCGCGGGCCCCGAGGGCTCGACGGTCCGCCATCTGCTGGCGCACACCTCGGGCCTCGCGCACGACGAGCACCGGGCGACCTCCGCCCCCGGCGAGCGCCGCACCTACTCCAACGCCGGGTTCGAGGCCCTGGCGGACCATGTCGCCAAGGTGACGGACATCCCCTTCGACCGCTATCTGCACCAGGCGGTACTGGAGCCGCTGGGGATGACGTCGACGGCGCTGGAGGGGTCCGCCGCCAAGGACGGGGTCTCGACCGTCGCCGATCTGACGCGGTTCGCGGCCGAGGTGCAGCGGCCCCGGCTGCTCGACCCGCGGACGGTCCTGTCGGCGATGACGGTGGCCTGGCCCGGTCTGGACGGGCTGCTGCCCGGCTACGGCCGCCAGCGGCCCAACGACTGGGGCCTCGGCTTCGAGATCCGCGACGGCAAGTCGCCGCACTGGACGGGCCGTTCCTCCTCGCCCCGCACCTTCGGACACTTCGGACAGTCGGGGACGTTCCTCTGGGTCGACCCGGACGCGGGCGCCGCGTGCGTGGCCCTCACCGACCGGCCCTTCGGCCCCTGGGCGATCGAGGCGTGGCCGCCGTTCACGGACGCCGTCCTCGCCGAACTGGGCGCGGCGCGCGGCTGA
- a CDS encoding aldo/keto reductase, with amino-acid sequence MSEQQSGQQIERIRLGAEGPLVGVQGLGCMGMSEFYGATDDTAARETLAAALDAGVTLFDTADIYGRGANEEFLAPFLADHRDEVVIATKFGVERTDDPAYRGVRNDPGYVREAVERSLRRLGIEVIDLYYMHRRDPAVPLAESVGAMAELVERGLVRHLGLSEVTGAELREAHAVHPIAALQSEWSLFSRDVERTAVPAAAELGIAMVPYSPLGRGFLTGAFSGPGATLSAGDYRSHLPRFTGGNARANAELLAPVRRIAEAHGATTGQVALAWVQQRSEAHGLPVVPIPGTRKASRLRENTAATRLRLTAADLAALEPIAGRVAGDRYPDMTFTSAARE; translated from the coding sequence ATGAGCGAGCAGCAGAGCGGACAGCAGATCGAACGGATACGCCTCGGTGCCGAAGGACCCCTGGTCGGGGTGCAGGGCCTGGGCTGCATGGGCATGAGCGAGTTCTACGGCGCGACGGACGACACCGCCGCCCGCGAGACCCTCGCGGCGGCGCTGGACGCCGGGGTCACCCTCTTCGACACGGCGGACATCTACGGCCGGGGGGCCAACGAGGAGTTCCTGGCCCCGTTCCTCGCGGACCACCGGGACGAGGTCGTCATCGCCACCAAGTTCGGGGTCGAGCGGACCGACGACCCGGCGTACCGGGGGGTGCGCAACGACCCCGGCTATGTCCGCGAGGCCGTCGAGAGGAGCCTGCGGCGGCTGGGCATCGAGGTCATCGACCTCTACTACATGCACCGCAGGGACCCCGCCGTGCCACTCGCCGAGTCGGTGGGCGCCATGGCCGAGCTGGTGGAACGGGGGCTGGTGCGCCATCTGGGGCTGAGCGAGGTCACCGGGGCGGAGCTGCGCGAGGCGCACGCCGTCCATCCGATCGCCGCGCTCCAGTCCGAGTGGTCGCTCTTCAGCCGGGACGTGGAGCGCACCGCGGTGCCCGCCGCCGCCGAGCTGGGCATCGCGATGGTGCCGTACTCCCCGCTCGGACGGGGCTTCCTCACCGGCGCGTTCAGCGGCCCCGGCGCCACCCTGTCCGCCGGCGACTACCGGAGTCATCTGCCCCGTTTCACCGGCGGGAACGCGCGGGCCAACGCCGAACTGCTCGCCCCCGTCCGCAGGATCGCCGAGGCGCACGGCGCCACGACCGGGCAGGTCGCGCTCGCCTGGGTGCAGCAGCGGTCCGAGGCGCACGGGCTGCCCGTCGTCCCCATCCCCGGCACCCGCAAGGCGTCCCGGCTCCGTGAGAACACCGCCGCGACCCGGCTGCGGCTCACCGCCGCCGACCTCGCCGCACTGGAACCGATCGCCGGCCGGGTCGCGGGCGACCGCTACCCGGACATGACCTTCACCTCGGCGGCCCGCGAGTAG